One part of the Melitaea cinxia chromosome 8, ilMelCinx1.1, whole genome shotgun sequence genome encodes these proteins:
- the LOC123655616 gene encoding uncharacterized protein LOC123655616 — MRINCSWIIFLILPYVLVTSGPVRSHESHHAKPQINFSNVRQHTFNAQNIPKSDDSSIRDEQIISVRITSSVAVGRTKPKTIYKTSDTHKNYEPLIQTTTPPIDVFETFPPTVVTDIKTSTVQTTVLEDVDRTELPPGLIGANIEFLKQLQAKKETRGLNNYERVRPFYLDDDVFDSNQTNDSIAESSVHSVLENDELINDVPLARSVPLSYSSKSYIQDPPERSRGNSRLTSVNFNVVHDSPKVQNYDNDPVSSTYINPNQNVRELQKYYNHRPHSNVQFSQPSQIYSEPAKFYSEPAKIYSEPAKIYSEPAKIYSEPSKIYSEPAKFYSPPASLNLSPDSSSDHDKWQKQPTTSTYSTTVLSSTPNSITVPPNQNIHAQQRTHEPEKNYEIDEKVSVMTDGRAHGEQPSGEENCKQENCKVGYVVEGRQFRKYRVEERTSDGFIVGEYGVVRNEDGALRGVRYTADSDASPRLIHDALMKFLQLK, encoded by the coding sequence atctTGCCATACGTGTTAGTGACTTCAGGCCCAGTGCGCAGCCACGAGAGTCACCATGCGAAAcctcaaattaatttttcaaatgtaCGTCAACATACATTTAATGCTCAAAATATACCAAAGTCAGACGATTCTTCGATTCGAGACGAACAAATAATATCTGTAAGAATAACGTCTTCTGTTGCTGTTGGCAGAACCAAGCCAAAAACGATTTATAAAACCTCtgatacacataaaaattatgaacCTTTAATTCAAACTACTACTCCTCCTATAGATGTTTTCGAAACATTCCCTCCTACTGTAGTGACTGATATAAAAACGTCTACAGTCCAGACAACAGTTTTGGAAGACGTTGACAGAACAGAATTACCACCGGGCCTTATTGGTGCTAATATAGAATTTCTGAAACAGCTACAAGCTAAAAAGGAGACGAGAGGTCTTAATAATTACGAGAGGGTACGCCCTTTTTATTTAGACGATGATGTATTTGATTCTAACCAAACGAACGATTCTATTGCCGAATCTTCTGTACACTCTGTCTTAGAAAACGATGAACTTATTAATGATGTACCTCTAGCTAGATCTGTGCCTTTATCATATTCTTCTAAAAGCTATATACAAGATCCACCGGAAAGATCGCGCGGAAATTCAAGATTGACTTCTGTGAATTTTAATGTAGTGCATGACTCACCtaaggtacagaattacgacaACGACCCTGTATCTTCAACATATATAAATCCAAATCAAAATGTGAGGGAACTGCAAAAGTATTATAATCACCGTCCTCATAGTAACGTACAATTTAGTCAACCGTCGCAAATATATAGTGAACCTGCAAAGTTTTATAGTGAACCAGCTAAAATCTATAGTGAACCAGCAAAAATTTATAGTGAACCCGCTAAAATTTATAGCGAACCCTCTAAAATTTACAGTGAACCTGCAAAATTTTATAGCCCACCTGCTTCGTTAAATCTATCACCAGATTCATCTTCTGATCATGATAAGTGGCAAAAACAACCAACAACGTCTACGTATAGTACCACCGTTTTAAGCTCAACCCCGAACTCCATTACAGTACCCCCAAATCAGAATATACATGCTCAACAAAGAACCCATGAACccgaaaaaaattatgaaatagatGAAAAAGTTAGTGTAATGACCGATGGAAGAGCTCATGGTGAACAACCTTCTGGGGAGGAAAATTGTAAACAAGAGAATTGTAAAGTGGGTTATGTCGTAGAAGGTCGCCAATTTAGAAAATATAGAGTTGAAGAAAGAACATCCGACGGCTTTATTGTGGGGGAATATGGTGTAGTAAGAAATGAAGATGGTGCATTAAGAGGCGTCAGGTACACTGCAGATAGCGATGCTAGTCCACGTCTCATACACGATGCGCTTATGAAGTTCCTGCAGCTTAAATAG